From the Chiroxiphia lanceolata isolate bChiLan1 chromosome Z, bChiLan1.pri, whole genome shotgun sequence genome, one window contains:
- the SNCAIP gene encoding synphilin-1 isoform X2: MSIEAPEYLDLDEIDFSDDISYSVTSLKTIPELCRRCDSQNEDRSVSSSSWNCGVSTLLGNAQKPTGIADVCNKFRPVKRVSPLKHQPESSENNESDDQKNQKGEYQKGSDSQSAPPNDDQSPGEGECLKSKTIEPAVLLGELEHYDLDMDEILDVPYIKSSQQHVPFTKIAPEKKLLGVCSTANGLSGKTCSAGNTESMPSGGTQFCVLSPVKGSQLRKTQPTALDQHKHSAEELELSQPLVKCSSVHDSEGQGKGFLSRTFVDPHAHKTEKTMPNCHRRTFHLQTAMAESKQLEELSMSWNNAGAPEERSEEVKKIKSILNIVKEGQISLLPHLAADNLDKIHDECDNNLLHVAASKGHAECLQHLTSLMGEDCLNERNIEQLTPAGLAIKNGQLECVRWMVSETEAIAELSCSKDHPSLIHYAGCYGQTLVEYGANVTMQNHVGEKPSQSAERQGHTMCSRYLVVVETCMSLASQVVKLTKQLKEQTVERVTLQNQLQQLLEAQRLEGKSLPTSPSLPSSPASGKPQWKPSEADELSPPKSKLNTQDGIQILGSLGTSSRTRAKIKDEDSDKILRQLLGKEISENVCMQEKLTLEFQDAHASSKNVKKILPEKRELKLARLRQLMQRSLSESDTDSPNFEDHKNTPVKRTDKPRPQPIVESVESTESLNLMLKKHTSVAGRRFPFGIRVSKSVDGHSPSPTSESSDPDNEAPYQSGTVPQNQFCGDNSPSSSDSATAQKVATSPKSALKSPSSKRRTSQNLKLRVTFEEPVVQVELAESELNEEKEKDQSKGLMRAPPSSGEHVGDQLKRPFGTFRSIMETLSGNQNNNNNCQTANQVKTSSTLPFTSSGRKTTDSKGNPAVLSKGRNKPDPFLSYTSLSSSTLNEELLSNYAWHDDINCNSQKSVSQKSTEEPELQEFFL, encoded by the exons AATGCACAGAAACCAACAGGAATTGCAGATGTGTGCAATAAATTCAGACCTGTGAAGAGAGTTTCCCCATTAAAGCACCAGCCAGAAAGCTCTGAGAACAATGAAAGTGATGACCAGAAGAACCAGAAGGGAGAATACCAGAAAGGCAGTGATTCTCAGTCTGCACCTCCGAATGATGACCAGAGTCCTGGAGAAGGAGAGTGccttaaaagcaaaaccattgAGCCTGCTGTTCTGCTTGGAGAGCTGGAGCACTATGACCTGGACATGGATGAAATTTTGGATGTGCCTTATATTAAATCAAGCCAGCAACATGTTCCTTTTACAAAAATAGCTCCTGAGAAAAAACTTTTGGGTGTGTGTTCAACAGCGAATGGTCTTAGTGGCAAGACTTGCTCTGCAGGGAACACAGAGAGCATGCCTTCTGGCGGGACACAGTTCTGTGTGCTGTCTCCTGTGAAAGGCTCTCAGCTGAGAAAAACACAGCCCACTGCCCTTGATCAGCATAAACATTCAGCAGAAGAATTAGAGCTTTCCCAGCCTTTAGTTAAGTGTAGCTCGGTCCATGACTCTGAAGGCCAAGGCAAGGGCTTCCTCAGCAGGACATTTGTTGATCCTCATGCTCACAAAACTGAGAAGACCATGCCAAACTGCCACCGGAGGACTTTCCACCTGCAGACAGCAATGGCAGAAAGCAAGCAGCTGGAGGAACTGAGTATGAGCTGGAACAATGCGGGGGCCCCAGAAGAGAGGAGcgaagaagtgaaaaaaattaagagcaTCTTAAACATTGTAAAGGAAGGCCAAATATCTTTACTG CCTCATTTAGCAGCTGATAATCTGGATAAGATCCATGATGAATGTGACAACAATCTGTTGCATGTAGCTGCATCAAAGGGACATGCAGAATGCCTGCAGCATCTCACTTCTTTGATGGGTGAAGACTGTTTGAACGAGAGAAACATTGAACAGCTAACTCCAGCTGGATTAGCAATAAAG AATGGTCAGCTGGAGTGTGTTCGATGGATGGTGAGCGAAACAGAAGCTATTGCAGAACTCAGTTGCTCAAAAGACCACCCAAGCCTTATTCATTATGCAGGTTGCTATGGCCAG ACATTGGTTGAATATGGAGCAAATGTCACCATGCAAAACCACGTGGGAGAGAAACCCTCACAAAGCGCTGAGCGACAGGGGCATACCATGTGTTCCCGCTACTTAGTAGTTGTGGAGACCTGTATGTCATTGGCCTCTCAGGTTGTCAAGCTAACTAAGCAGCTGAAGGA GCAGACGGTGGAACGTGTGACATTACAGAACCAACTCCAGCAGCTTTTAGAAGCCCAGCGGTTGGAGGGCAAGTCACTGCCCACATCCCCAAG cttgCCATCATCTCCTGCTTCTGGCAAACCCCAGTGGAAACCATCTGAAGCAGATGAATTGTCTCCACCAAAAAGTAAATTGAACACCCAAGATGGGATTCAGATTCTTGGCAGCTTGGGAACTTCTAGTCGCACTCGAGCCAAGATAAAAGATGAGGACTCAGATAAAATCTTGCGTCAGTTGTTGGGGaaggaaatatctgaaaatgtCTGTATGCAGGAAAAGCTGACTTTGGAATTTCAGGATGCTCATGCATCCTCCAAGAACGTGAAGAAGATTTTGCCAGAGAAAAGAGAGTTGAAGTTAGCCCGACTGAGGCAACTGATGCAGCGGTCTCTCAGCGAGTCTGATACAGATTCACCTAATTTTGAGGACCACAAGAACACCCCTGTGAAAAGAACTGACAAACCAAGACCTCAACCTATAGTGGAGAGTGTTGAGAGCACAGAGAGTTTGAACCTGATGCTTAAGAAACACACTTCTGTGGCAGGACGCCGCTTCCCCTTTGGTATCAGGGTCTCTAAGTCTGTGGATGGCCACAGTCCTTCCCCTACTTCAGAGAGCAGTGATCCTGATAACGAAGCCCCGTATCAGTCTGGTACGGTACCTCAGAACCAGTTTTGTGGAGACAACTCTCCGTCCAGCTCGGATAGTGCCACTGCTCAAAAGGTTGCCACAAGCCCTAAGAGTGCTCTCAAGTCTCCATCTTCAAAGCGCAGAACGTCTCAAAATTTGAAACTTCGTGTAACTTTTGAGGAGCCTGTGGTGCAGGTAGAGCTAGCAGAGTCAGAACTaaatgaggaaaaggagaaagaccAGAGCAAAGGACTCATGCGGGCtccacccagctctggggagcaTGTAGGGGATCAGCTGAAAAGGCCTTTTGGAACCTTTCGGTCCATAATGGAGACACTGAGTGGCAAccaaaataacaataacaactGTCAAACAGCAAACCAGGTCAAAACCTCATCGACGCTGCCTTTTACCTCATCCGGAAGGAAGACAACAGACAGCAAGGGAAATCCAGCAGTTCTctcaaaaggaagaaacaagCCT GATCCTTTCCTCAGCTACACCAGTCTTTCCTCTAGCACGTTGAATGAAGAACTTCTGTCTAACTATGCTTG gcatgATGACATCAACTGTAACAGCCAGAAATCTGTCAGTCAAAAGAGTACTGaagagccagagctgcaggaattcTTCCTGTAA
- the SNCAIP gene encoding synphilin-1 isoform X1, whose product MSIEAPEYLDLDEIDFSDDISYSVTSLKTIPELCRRCDSQNEDRSVSSSSWNCGVSTLLGNAQKPTGIADVCNKFRPVKRVSPLKHQPESSENNESDDQKNQKGEYQKGSDSQSAPPNDDQSPGEGECLKSKTIEPAVLLGELEHYDLDMDEILDVPYIKSSQQHVPFTKIAPEKKLLGVCSTANGLSGKTCSAGNTESMPSGGTQFCVLSPVKGSQLRKTQPTALDQHKHSAEELELSQPLVKCSSVHDSEGQGKGFLSRTFVDPHAHKTEKTMPNCHRRTFHLQTAMAESKQLEELSMSWNNAGAPEERSEEVKKIKSILNIVKEGQISLLPHLAADNLDKIHDECDNNLLHVAASKGHAECLQHLTSLMGEDCLNERNIEQLTPAGLAIKNGQLECVRWMVSETEAIAELSCSKDHPSLIHYAGCYGQEKILLWLLQFMQEQGISLDEVDQDGNTAVHIAAQHGYLGCIQTLVEYGANVTMQNHVGEKPSQSAERQGHTMCSRYLVVVETCMSLASQVVKLTKQLKEQTVERVTLQNQLQQLLEAQRLEGKSLPTSPSLPSSPASGKPQWKPSEADELSPPKSKLNTQDGIQILGSLGTSSRTRAKIKDEDSDKILRQLLGKEISENVCMQEKLTLEFQDAHASSKNVKKILPEKRELKLARLRQLMQRSLSESDTDSPNFEDHKNTPVKRTDKPRPQPIVESVESTESLNLMLKKHTSVAGRRFPFGIRVSKSVDGHSPSPTSESSDPDNEAPYQSGTVPQNQFCGDNSPSSSDSATAQKVATSPKSALKSPSSKRRTSQNLKLRVTFEEPVVQVELAESELNEEKEKDQSKGLMRAPPSSGEHVGDQLKRPFGTFRSIMETLSGNQNNNNNCQTANQVKTSSTLPFTSSGRKTTDSKGNPAVLSKGRNKPDPFLSYTSLSSSTLNEELLSNYAWHDDINCNSQKSVSQKSTEEPELQEFFL is encoded by the exons AATGCACAGAAACCAACAGGAATTGCAGATGTGTGCAATAAATTCAGACCTGTGAAGAGAGTTTCCCCATTAAAGCACCAGCCAGAAAGCTCTGAGAACAATGAAAGTGATGACCAGAAGAACCAGAAGGGAGAATACCAGAAAGGCAGTGATTCTCAGTCTGCACCTCCGAATGATGACCAGAGTCCTGGAGAAGGAGAGTGccttaaaagcaaaaccattgAGCCTGCTGTTCTGCTTGGAGAGCTGGAGCACTATGACCTGGACATGGATGAAATTTTGGATGTGCCTTATATTAAATCAAGCCAGCAACATGTTCCTTTTACAAAAATAGCTCCTGAGAAAAAACTTTTGGGTGTGTGTTCAACAGCGAATGGTCTTAGTGGCAAGACTTGCTCTGCAGGGAACACAGAGAGCATGCCTTCTGGCGGGACACAGTTCTGTGTGCTGTCTCCTGTGAAAGGCTCTCAGCTGAGAAAAACACAGCCCACTGCCCTTGATCAGCATAAACATTCAGCAGAAGAATTAGAGCTTTCCCAGCCTTTAGTTAAGTGTAGCTCGGTCCATGACTCTGAAGGCCAAGGCAAGGGCTTCCTCAGCAGGACATTTGTTGATCCTCATGCTCACAAAACTGAGAAGACCATGCCAAACTGCCACCGGAGGACTTTCCACCTGCAGACAGCAATGGCAGAAAGCAAGCAGCTGGAGGAACTGAGTATGAGCTGGAACAATGCGGGGGCCCCAGAAGAGAGGAGcgaagaagtgaaaaaaattaagagcaTCTTAAACATTGTAAAGGAAGGCCAAATATCTTTACTG CCTCATTTAGCAGCTGATAATCTGGATAAGATCCATGATGAATGTGACAACAATCTGTTGCATGTAGCTGCATCAAAGGGACATGCAGAATGCCTGCAGCATCTCACTTCTTTGATGGGTGAAGACTGTTTGAACGAGAGAAACATTGAACAGCTAACTCCAGCTGGATTAGCAATAAAG AATGGTCAGCTGGAGTGTGTTCGATGGATGGTGAGCGAAACAGAAGCTATTGCAGAACTCAGTTGCTCAAAAGACCACCCAAGCCTTATTCATTATGCAGGTTGCTATGGCCAG GAGAAAATCCTTCTATGGCTTCTTCAGTTTATGCAAGAACAAGGGATTTCACTGGATGAAGTTGACCAGGATGGAAATACTGCTGTTCACATAGCTGCTCAACATGGCTATCTAGGATGCATACAG ACATTGGTTGAATATGGAGCAAATGTCACCATGCAAAACCACGTGGGAGAGAAACCCTCACAAAGCGCTGAGCGACAGGGGCATACCATGTGTTCCCGCTACTTAGTAGTTGTGGAGACCTGTATGTCATTGGCCTCTCAGGTTGTCAAGCTAACTAAGCAGCTGAAGGA GCAGACGGTGGAACGTGTGACATTACAGAACCAACTCCAGCAGCTTTTAGAAGCCCAGCGGTTGGAGGGCAAGTCACTGCCCACATCCCCAAG cttgCCATCATCTCCTGCTTCTGGCAAACCCCAGTGGAAACCATCTGAAGCAGATGAATTGTCTCCACCAAAAAGTAAATTGAACACCCAAGATGGGATTCAGATTCTTGGCAGCTTGGGAACTTCTAGTCGCACTCGAGCCAAGATAAAAGATGAGGACTCAGATAAAATCTTGCGTCAGTTGTTGGGGaaggaaatatctgaaaatgtCTGTATGCAGGAAAAGCTGACTTTGGAATTTCAGGATGCTCATGCATCCTCCAAGAACGTGAAGAAGATTTTGCCAGAGAAAAGAGAGTTGAAGTTAGCCCGACTGAGGCAACTGATGCAGCGGTCTCTCAGCGAGTCTGATACAGATTCACCTAATTTTGAGGACCACAAGAACACCCCTGTGAAAAGAACTGACAAACCAAGACCTCAACCTATAGTGGAGAGTGTTGAGAGCACAGAGAGTTTGAACCTGATGCTTAAGAAACACACTTCTGTGGCAGGACGCCGCTTCCCCTTTGGTATCAGGGTCTCTAAGTCTGTGGATGGCCACAGTCCTTCCCCTACTTCAGAGAGCAGTGATCCTGATAACGAAGCCCCGTATCAGTCTGGTACGGTACCTCAGAACCAGTTTTGTGGAGACAACTCTCCGTCCAGCTCGGATAGTGCCACTGCTCAAAAGGTTGCCACAAGCCCTAAGAGTGCTCTCAAGTCTCCATCTTCAAAGCGCAGAACGTCTCAAAATTTGAAACTTCGTGTAACTTTTGAGGAGCCTGTGGTGCAGGTAGAGCTAGCAGAGTCAGAACTaaatgaggaaaaggagaaagaccAGAGCAAAGGACTCATGCGGGCtccacccagctctggggagcaTGTAGGGGATCAGCTGAAAAGGCCTTTTGGAACCTTTCGGTCCATAATGGAGACACTGAGTGGCAAccaaaataacaataacaactGTCAAACAGCAAACCAGGTCAAAACCTCATCGACGCTGCCTTTTACCTCATCCGGAAGGAAGACAACAGACAGCAAGGGAAATCCAGCAGTTCTctcaaaaggaagaaacaagCCT GATCCTTTCCTCAGCTACACCAGTCTTTCCTCTAGCACGTTGAATGAAGAACTTCTGTCTAACTATGCTTG gcatgATGACATCAACTGTAACAGCCAGAAATCTGTCAGTCAAAAGAGTACTGaagagccagagctgcaggaattcTTCCTGTAA
- the SNCAIP gene encoding synphilin-1 isoform X3 produces the protein MSIEAPEYLDLDEIDFSDDISYSVTSLKTIPELCRRCDSQNEDRSVSSSSWNCGVSTLLGNAQKPTGIADVCNKFRPVKRVSPLKHQPESSENNESDDQKNQKGEYQKGSDSQSAPPNDDQSPGEGECLKSKTIEPAVLLGELEHYDLDMDEILDVPYIKSSQQHVPFTKIAPEKKLLGVCSTANGLSGKTCSAGNTESMPSGGTQFCVLSPVKGSQLRKTQPTALDQHKHSAEELELSQPLVKCSSVHDSEGQGKGFLSRTFVDPHAHKTEKTMPNCHRRTFHLQTAMAESKQLEELSMSWNNAGAPEERSEEVKKIKSILNIVKEGQISLLPHLAADNLDKIHDECDNNLLHVAASKGHAECLQHLTSLMGEDCLNERNIEQLTPAGLAIKNGQLECVRWMVSETEAIAELSCSKDHPSLIHYAGCYGQEKILLWLLQFMQEQGISLDEVDQDGNTAVHIAAQHGYLGCIQTLVEYGANVTMQNHVGEKPSQSAERQGHTMCSRYLVVVETCMSLASQVVKLTKQLKEQTVERVTLQNQLQQLLEAQRLEGKSLPTSPSLPSSPASGKPQWKPSEADELSPPKSKLNTQDGIQILGSLGTSSRTRAKIKDEDSDKILRQLLGKEISENVCMQEKLTLEFQDAHASSKNVKKILPEKRELKLARLRQLMQRSLSESDTDSPNFEDHKNTPVKRTDKPRPQPIVESVESTESLNLMLKKHTSVAGRRFPFGIRVSKSVDGHSPSPTSESSDPDNEAPYQSGTVPQNQFCGDNSPSSSDSATAQKVATSPKSALKSPSSKRRTSQNLKLRVTFEEPVVQVELAESELNEEKEKDQSKGLMRAPPSSGEHVGDQLKRPFGTFRSIMETLSGNQNNNNNCQTANQVKTSSTLPFTSSGRKTTDSKGNPAVLSKGRNKPA, from the exons AATGCACAGAAACCAACAGGAATTGCAGATGTGTGCAATAAATTCAGACCTGTGAAGAGAGTTTCCCCATTAAAGCACCAGCCAGAAAGCTCTGAGAACAATGAAAGTGATGACCAGAAGAACCAGAAGGGAGAATACCAGAAAGGCAGTGATTCTCAGTCTGCACCTCCGAATGATGACCAGAGTCCTGGAGAAGGAGAGTGccttaaaagcaaaaccattgAGCCTGCTGTTCTGCTTGGAGAGCTGGAGCACTATGACCTGGACATGGATGAAATTTTGGATGTGCCTTATATTAAATCAAGCCAGCAACATGTTCCTTTTACAAAAATAGCTCCTGAGAAAAAACTTTTGGGTGTGTGTTCAACAGCGAATGGTCTTAGTGGCAAGACTTGCTCTGCAGGGAACACAGAGAGCATGCCTTCTGGCGGGACACAGTTCTGTGTGCTGTCTCCTGTGAAAGGCTCTCAGCTGAGAAAAACACAGCCCACTGCCCTTGATCAGCATAAACATTCAGCAGAAGAATTAGAGCTTTCCCAGCCTTTAGTTAAGTGTAGCTCGGTCCATGACTCTGAAGGCCAAGGCAAGGGCTTCCTCAGCAGGACATTTGTTGATCCTCATGCTCACAAAACTGAGAAGACCATGCCAAACTGCCACCGGAGGACTTTCCACCTGCAGACAGCAATGGCAGAAAGCAAGCAGCTGGAGGAACTGAGTATGAGCTGGAACAATGCGGGGGCCCCAGAAGAGAGGAGcgaagaagtgaaaaaaattaagagcaTCTTAAACATTGTAAAGGAAGGCCAAATATCTTTACTG CCTCATTTAGCAGCTGATAATCTGGATAAGATCCATGATGAATGTGACAACAATCTGTTGCATGTAGCTGCATCAAAGGGACATGCAGAATGCCTGCAGCATCTCACTTCTTTGATGGGTGAAGACTGTTTGAACGAGAGAAACATTGAACAGCTAACTCCAGCTGGATTAGCAATAAAG AATGGTCAGCTGGAGTGTGTTCGATGGATGGTGAGCGAAACAGAAGCTATTGCAGAACTCAGTTGCTCAAAAGACCACCCAAGCCTTATTCATTATGCAGGTTGCTATGGCCAG GAGAAAATCCTTCTATGGCTTCTTCAGTTTATGCAAGAACAAGGGATTTCACTGGATGAAGTTGACCAGGATGGAAATACTGCTGTTCACATAGCTGCTCAACATGGCTATCTAGGATGCATACAG ACATTGGTTGAATATGGAGCAAATGTCACCATGCAAAACCACGTGGGAGAGAAACCCTCACAAAGCGCTGAGCGACAGGGGCATACCATGTGTTCCCGCTACTTAGTAGTTGTGGAGACCTGTATGTCATTGGCCTCTCAGGTTGTCAAGCTAACTAAGCAGCTGAAGGA GCAGACGGTGGAACGTGTGACATTACAGAACCAACTCCAGCAGCTTTTAGAAGCCCAGCGGTTGGAGGGCAAGTCACTGCCCACATCCCCAAG cttgCCATCATCTCCTGCTTCTGGCAAACCCCAGTGGAAACCATCTGAAGCAGATGAATTGTCTCCACCAAAAAGTAAATTGAACACCCAAGATGGGATTCAGATTCTTGGCAGCTTGGGAACTTCTAGTCGCACTCGAGCCAAGATAAAAGATGAGGACTCAGATAAAATCTTGCGTCAGTTGTTGGGGaaggaaatatctgaaaatgtCTGTATGCAGGAAAAGCTGACTTTGGAATTTCAGGATGCTCATGCATCCTCCAAGAACGTGAAGAAGATTTTGCCAGAGAAAAGAGAGTTGAAGTTAGCCCGACTGAGGCAACTGATGCAGCGGTCTCTCAGCGAGTCTGATACAGATTCACCTAATTTTGAGGACCACAAGAACACCCCTGTGAAAAGAACTGACAAACCAAGACCTCAACCTATAGTGGAGAGTGTTGAGAGCACAGAGAGTTTGAACCTGATGCTTAAGAAACACACTTCTGTGGCAGGACGCCGCTTCCCCTTTGGTATCAGGGTCTCTAAGTCTGTGGATGGCCACAGTCCTTCCCCTACTTCAGAGAGCAGTGATCCTGATAACGAAGCCCCGTATCAGTCTGGTACGGTACCTCAGAACCAGTTTTGTGGAGACAACTCTCCGTCCAGCTCGGATAGTGCCACTGCTCAAAAGGTTGCCACAAGCCCTAAGAGTGCTCTCAAGTCTCCATCTTCAAAGCGCAGAACGTCTCAAAATTTGAAACTTCGTGTAACTTTTGAGGAGCCTGTGGTGCAGGTAGAGCTAGCAGAGTCAGAACTaaatgaggaaaaggagaaagaccAGAGCAAAGGACTCATGCGGGCtccacccagctctggggagcaTGTAGGGGATCAGCTGAAAAGGCCTTTTGGAACCTTTCGGTCCATAATGGAGACACTGAGTGGCAAccaaaataacaataacaactGTCAAACAGCAAACCAGGTCAAAACCTCATCGACGCTGCCTTTTACCTCATCCGGAAGGAAGACAACAGACAGCAAGGGAAATCCAGCAGTTCTctcaaaaggaagaaacaagCCT gcatgA